GCAGGAAGCAATAATTATTATGCACCATTAGAAAACAATGCAATGGCAATTGCAAATACAATAATAACAGGACAAGCACCTTTACCAGACCCAATAGAAGGGAAAATCATAATTGATGGAAACATAGGTGATTGGAACAATATAGGAGAAATAGCAACAGGGGATGGGAATCTCAGTTCAATGAAGGCAGCACAAGACAGCAATAAATTATATGTAATGGTAGAAGGAAGTAACATGGATACTTCTGATGTTGTGTCATTCTATATAGATAGTGATAATGATGGTGCAACAGGACTTCAATCAGGAGAATGGTCGGATTGTGGAGCAGAGTATTTGATAGAAGGAGATATATTATATCAATATGCAGGAACAGGATCTGATTGGAATTGGACACAGGTAAAAGGTATAGAAAAAACAACTACAACAACGGTAGTAGAAATAGCAGTACCGTTAGCTGATATAGGGTTAGCAGAAGCCGCAGAAATAAAAATAGGATGTATAGTACAGGCAGGAAGCAATAATTATTATGCACCATTAGAAAACAATGCAATGGCGATTGCAAATACAATAATAACAGGACAAGCATCTTTACCAGACCCAATAGAAGGGAAAATCATAATTGATGGAAACATAGGTGATTGGAACAATATAGGAGAAATAGCAACAGGGGATGGGAATCTCAGTTCAATGAAGGCAGCACAAGACAGCAATAAATTATATGTAATGGTAGAAGGAAGTAACATGGATACTTCCGATGTTGTGTCATTCTATATAGACAGTGATAATGATGGTGCAACAGGACTTCAATCAGGAGAATGGTCGGATTGTGGAGCAGAGTATTTGATAGAAGGAGATATATTATATCAATATGCAGGAACAGGATCTGATTGGAATTGGACACAGGTAAAAGGTATAGAAAAAATAACTACAACAACGGTAGTAGAAATAGCAGTACCGTTAGCTGACATAGGGTTAGCAGAAGCCGCAGAAATAAAAATAGGATGCATAGTACAAGCAGGAAGCAATAATTATTATGCACCAATACACAATAATACAATGGCGATTGCAAATCAAGTATTAATACCTAGTGTTTCAGTATTTAATCTTATACTAACAGCTTCAAATATTGACAATTTTAGTGAAACAGTTTTTCGTATTGAATACGACTCCAACAAGTTAACGTTAAATGATTTATGTACAATGACAGAGTTAAAGGAAACAACAGTAGGTGATATTAACCAAACAGAAATAACTGTTACTCAGTGCCAACCAGGATTAATTACTTTCACTATTGATAAAACATTGCTAAGTAATGAAAAGTGGTCAGGAATAGTAAATAGTATTCTATTTAATGAAATATCATCAGATGGAAAGACAACTATTAACTATACAGTACAATCGGAGTAGTAAGGTTAACATAGTATAAGCTTATGAAACTTCACACTATTAATATTAACGAGGAGAATGTTTATGAAAACTATATATAAAATAAATGTGTATTTTTCCATAGGAGTACTCTTGTTTGTATGTTTAACATCTTTTTCATTAGCTCAACATACAATGAAAAATGTGAAAGCAGTAGAAAACGAGTATGTTGTTAATGATGATGGATCAATATCTATTGTCAATGATAAAAAGAACAAAAGAATAGATGACGAAAGATTGAAGAACCCAAAAGTGTATGACAAAAACATTCAGTCAAATAGTGTAGAATTAGTTAACAAAAGAGATTTCTATTCAAAACACTATATGAACGAGGATGGTACTATAACTGCAACTATTGGAAGTGGTCCAATACATTATAAAAATGGTGATAATTATGAGGATATCGATGTAAGCATAAAAAGTAGGATAGTAGACAAAAAAATGAATATGCCATTAAATAATGGCAATAGTAATCTTTTTAATAAGTTTTTTAATAAAGGGGATAGTTTATTAAATGATATAAATAATGAATTTGAATATTCTTCTGAAAAGAATACTTTTAAGTCATACTTTAATAGTGTTTATGATTTAAATAACTCTCGATTAGCTAAATTTGAGATTACTAATTCTGAAGGAAAGGTAAGGTCAATTATTTATTCTTTAGATAATGCGCAACCAAAGAGTGAAGTGATAAATAACAATAAAATAAAGTATATAGATATATATGAAAATGTTGACCTAGAATACATAATTGATTCTGCTAAGTTAAAAGAAAATATTATTGTGAAAGCACCTGTAAAATCATTTGAATTTTCTTTTACACTAGATCTTCAAGGAGCTAATGCAATTAAAACAGATGATGGGGGTATTGATTTCATTGATGTAGAAACAGGAGAAAAACTATGGGAAATTATCCCACCCGTAGCTTTTGATTCATCTGATGAAGAAAAGACATCATATGATTTAGAATATACTTTAAAAAGTGAAGTAAAAGATAATATTGAAATAACTAAAGTAATATTAACAGTTAACGATATGGAATTCCTGAAAAATGCTACTTATCCAATTATTATTGATCCATCTACATCTGTTAATAGAAGTCACGGACGATCTATTTGTTCTAGTGGATTTGCACAAGATGATTCAGTATATGGTTATGCATTTCCAGGATTCCCTAATGGTGTTGGATCAGATGAATACATTGTATATTTAAACTTTAATTTAAGCAGCATTCCGATGAATAGTATTGTGTCAGATGCAAAACTAACAATTGTGCCCCAAGCTGAAATGGGCTCAGGGTCAGGCTCTTTTGTTGTTAGTAGATTAACTTCTAGTTTTTCCAATGCTACATGGCAAAATCAACCAAGTAAAACATCTAGCTATCAATCTTCATTATATACTAGTGGAGATGGTCCCAAAATATGGAATTTGACAAACATGATGAATGATATATTTAATAATAATTATACTTTTTATGGAATAGAAATTAAGGCATCTCCTCCACATGGGCATTCATTTTATTATGATGAAAGCAATCTACCAACTTTAAGCGTTACATATTCAGTAAACCATACACCAACTTTAAATATAACATCTCCAACTAATCTTTCACTATTTAGTGAAAACGATACATCTATTAGTCCAACAGTTTCTGTATATGATGCAGATAATAATGTGTTAACATGTAAAGTTTATATAGATAGTGAATCTACACCTAGAAGTACAACTAATATTTACAACACAAGTTCAAGTCCTAGTACTACATTACCACATATTAATATGGCTAGCTTATCAGAAGGTACCCATCAATTAAAAATAACAGTTAACGATGGCTATTCTACAGTCGAGGAAACATTAACCATTAAAGTAGATAAATCTGCACCTATAATAACGTCCCATATAATTACACCACTTACTAATCAGTTAAATATTAATGTTATAGCAACTGATTTAATGGCAGGATTACATGCTTATCCCTATAGATATACAGTTAATGGCATACAAGGAACATGGACTACAAGTAATACGTATAGTAAAACGGGTCTAACACCAGGAACAGCATATAATGTTAAAGTTGAAGTTAGAGATGCATTAGAACATATATCAAATTATATTGAAGATACATATACATTACCTGAAATACCATCTTTATCAATTTCAAATGCTACTGATACAACTTTACATTTAACAATAATTGATAACAATCCTGCAGATACATTATATGAGATAACAGATGGTGTTAAGTTTGTTAATATAAATGGGGAATTAATTGATACATCAGTAGCCTGCATACCATTTCCTGATAAACAAGTTACAGTCATCGGTTTGACACCAGATACGCAATATACATTTACTATTAGAGCATATAAAGAAGAATGGTCTGAGACAAGTGATGGAGTAACTGGAACAACATCCGGTACTGTGCCTGATACTCCAGAAAATATCTCAACAAATGAAGTTAGTAATCAAATTGAAATAAATTGGGACAGTGTTGAGAATGTTACGGGCTATGAAGTTAAAATGATTGATTCGGAGTTAGATGAAGTCATTGTTGAAACTGGTATGAATACAACTTATACACATAAAAAGTTGGAACCAGAATCTACTTATAAGTATAGTGTAAGAGCAAGGAATACAGCTGGTTATAGTCCTTGGAGTTCAGAAATAACAGTTACTACATCTATTACAGAGTATATTTTAGATTGTGAAATAGATGAAACCTATGATATTTTACTTAAGGCAATTGATAATACTAGTCTTAGTGGAAAAGTGTATACCCTCACCTACAATCCTGATGAATTAGAAGTAGATGACCTCTATATTATGACTTGGGAAAAAGAAAAGATGATAGGTGAAATACCAGGTACGATAAGTTATGTTATAGGGAATCCTATTCAGGCAGGAAAACGTTGGACAGGGCTTCTAAATGGCATACGTTTTAAAAGTAAAATAAATGGTTCAACGACTATATCGATAACAATACAATAGAGGAGTGTGTGTTATGTACAAAGCTGAAAAAACTAATAAAAGAATTATAAGAACTATACTTTGTTTAATAGGAATAATGATACTACTAAGTATGTCCATAATGGCTAAAACAGTTAATGAAGAAGAAGTGAATAATCAGAAAGTTATGTTTTATAGTCAAGATGATAATGTCATAGAAAAGCAATTGGCAGATGAATTTAAAATGGATATTGATGAAATATCAGAGTTGAAAAATATAGAAAAAGAGTGGAAAAAAGTTTACAAGAAACTTATTATTACTCGTAAAAAAAACTTAGAATTGAATGAAGAGGCTGTAACACAACTATACAAAAATGGCTATAAAATTGATGATATTGTAAAGGCAGAAATATTAGCAGCTATTTCAGAGTATTCTGTTGTAGAAATATTAGAAGCAAAAGGGGTAAGTAAAAACTATTCTATACAATTAGAGAAAAATGAAGATGGGGAAATAGTAAATAGAGTTATAGATCATAGAGATTATTTATGGTCACAAGTGATTAAGAAACTTGAAATTAACATTTTTGATGTGGCTGTAAAACTAGGAATGTCTAAAGAGGATATACAGCAAATGAAAAAAGAAGGATTGTCAGAGTATGCAATATTTAATAAAGCTTATGAAATTGATAATAATGATGAAGAAAGTTTAAAATCCACAACCAAAGAATCTAAGCAGACATCAATAAAAAGCCATATGGATAAAGAAAAACTTAATGTAAAAGCTGAATCTATCAACAATAAAGATACTTACATTAAATCTGATGCTATTCTAATTAGAGCTTTAAAAATAACTGATGAAGAAATCAATTATTGCAAGTCAAATGGTATAAATACAATAATTGAAATTGCGAGAGCTAAGCACCTTGCAGCCAAAAATGATACTACATTAACAGAAATAGTCGAGAAAAAAAATAAATTAAATACTTGGGAAGAAGTAGAACATACATTAGGAGGGGATAAGTAATGAAGAGTTCTTTTGGCAAATTAGTATTTTTGACTTTATTATTCACCATATTATCCTATGTACCCATACACGCTACTGGAACAGTAGATAATTATAATAAAGAAGTATATCCAAAAGCTGTGTATGAGAAGGGAGTAGAGACCCCTTTTTCAATAAGTAACTCTCAAAACGAGTCTATTAATCCAGCAACAGGCTCATTAAGTTTAAGATATACAGATATTTATCTTAAAGGTAAAAATGGGATGGATCTTGAATTAACAAGAACCTATAATCATTCACAAGCGTTTATATGGGATATAAGAACTTATCTAAGAAGTGATGGGAGCATAGGAAGTACTACTAATATCCATACATTTCGTGATAAATACTTTGATATAGGAGCTGGATGGGCATTTGAAATTCCAATTATTGAAGTGGATTATGCATGGCCGGTATTACATTATGGTTCACAAGGAACATTTTTTGTGAAAGAGTATGATTCAGATAATAATAAATTTATTTTTGAAACAAAAAAAGATAACATTAATTTATCAGTTGATTATGACCTTGATGAATTTGTAAATGGTGACTATAGATCTTTTTATATTCTGACAGAAAAAAATGGAACTAAATTATATTTTGATCATGAGGGTAGGTTAATAGGGAAGGTTGATAGATATGGAAATACAATCAAATATAACTATACTATACGATATGATCAATACAATGCAGAGCATATAGTTGTTAGTTCAATAATTGATACTTGTGGAAGGGTCCTTAATTTTCAATATGATGATAACAATAATCGAGTTATAGTATCATTAACTGATGGAACTGTAACTAAAAGTCTTTACTATAATTTTGCTAAAATTATTGATGAAACAGATCAAAAAGTTGATGGATTTATGGAAGAAACAGAAAAAGTTCTTGATAATGTCACAGATTTTGAAGGAAGAACCACTTCATATGAGTATATCTATAAGACTGTAAAATCAGATTTATTAGATAAAGACATTAGTAATAAGGACGATAGTAATATGTATACCCTTTTACAACGGATTAATTATCCAACAGGTGCAAATACTTTATATTTATATACAAATCCTATTACTCGTAATATGGGTGAAGATGGTTGTATGGAATTCTTCAAATTATCTAGTAGACAAGATTATAATGCCACCAATATGGGTATGGATACAGATAAATTTAATACGAGGCTATTTATCTATAACGTAGACTCCACTCATGAATTGGATGGATATCCCATGTATTATCGAGATGAAGATATTCCGGAGACTTATCAAGTAAAAAGTCAAGAAATTTTTACAGTAAATACTACTTCAAATGTTAATAAATATACTTATGATAAACATGCATTACTAACAGAGCAGGAGTCATCAGGTAATCATCATAAAGTTGAAAAAATACATACTTATGATGATAATCATCTCCCACTCAAAACGGTCACTAAAAATTATAATAAAAGTACAGATCAGTTTATGAAAACAGTAGAGGATTTTGAATATGATATAAAAGGAAATCTTCTAAATTACTGGGGATCACAAAGTCCACGTGATGCTAACGATCAATTACTATTTAGAGATAGTGATGAGTATAAAATGACCTATATTTATGATGATAGATACAATCTCGTGACTGAGAAGAATTATAAACGTGATGCATCAAATACTATTAAAGAACAGTATGTACTATCATCTAATGGTAAATCAGTTGAATGGAAAAAAGTTATGGAAAATACCATTCTTAAGGAGCAAACTCGATATATTAAAGATAGCTATGGAAATGTATCTCAGAAACGTGAGTATATTGGAAACGGTAATTGGAATTCATATATAACCACCAATTATAGTTATAATGATAATGCGGTATCAAGATATGGTAATGCCAACTTAAGTGGGGCATACTTGACTAAGAAATGGGTAACAGGAATTGTAGATGCAGATAATATGCTTGTTGTACCTAAAACAGGGCAATCAGCAGGTACAATTGAAGAAATATTTACATATGATTATTATGGAAACGTATTAACTATGCAAGATGGTGAAGGTCATACAACAGAGTTTCAATATGATAAACTCAATAGATTAACACGTATGAATAATCCAGATGGAACTTATAAGACCAAGATATATATAAGTAATCTCTCTGAGAATAGTGTATCTGAAACTAATGAAAATGGATACACAATAAAAAATATCTATGATCAAATAGGTAAGTTAGTGTATAAAAAAGACATGACAACTAATGATATTCTCCAACAAATAAAGTATGATAATAATAACCGTATTATTGAAGAATATGATGCCAATGGTAATAAGACTAAAAATACATATTTGTCTGATGGACGTATAACATTAAAAAAACGATTTGATGCATCTGGAACACTAATTTACAATGAGCAATATGAATATGATGAAGCATATAATAATGGTGAGTATTATAAGACTAAGAAAAGTGTGTTTGGTGCCCCTTGGATTGTAACAACAAGTTATACTGATAAATCTGGGAATACTGTTAAAACAGAAGGTTTGCATGATTCTATACCATATGTTACTACATTCAAGTACGATTATTTAGGTAATTTGATTGAGGAGAAAAATGCTAGAGCTAATAGTGAGGCGTGGACCAATCCTTATACTTCAAAGATTGAATACGATTATGCTGGAAGAGTAGTTAAAAGTATCAATATCAATGGTGATTATAATACTATTGAGTATGATGCATTAGGTCGTATTATTAAGACAGCAGATATCAAAAGTAATAAAGCAGATATACCATATTATACATCAAATCAGTATGATAATCTTGGGAGATTAATTATAAGTAACACACCTTTTGAAGAAAAAAATGGAACCATTTACTATAATACGTTAAAAAATTATTATGACAGAAATGGGAATGTTGTTCTTGAAAAATCATCCAATAATATATCTGGTGAATCAGAATCATATACAAAAAAAGAATATAGATATAATAGCAAAAACATGCTAACCACAGTAGCATTATATAATGATGGTGAAGCTATTAATTATACGCAATATTATTATGATAATGTTGGAAATATTCTTCGTACGTATACAGGACTAAGCGATCCCTTAACTATTGCTGGCTTAGACAATGTTGTTTCAGGTAGTGATTCAATATATTCAGTTACTAAAAATAGTTTTGATCATCTAGGACGACTTGTATCTAAAACAGACCCATTAGGTCAGAATGAAACCTATGATAGTTATGATAAAAATGGTAATCTCCTTAAAAAGACAGACAGAAATGGTTATATCACTACAATGACTTATGATGGGTTAAACAGAGTATTGACATGTAATATAAATAATCCATCAGATGGCAATAATCAGGAGTTTACATATACATATAATTATAATGGTAATATTGCAACAGAGAGTGATGGCGATATAACAACTAGTTACACCTACGATGATCTTGGAAGAAAGATTCAAGAAGAAGATGGTTCAGTTGTAAAAAAATATACTTATGATGCTAATAATAATTGCTTATCCTTACAAGTGTTAAATGAAGACAATAGTATTATTAATACTTCATATACCTATGATCATATGGATAGATTACAAACAGTTACCGAAAATGGAGAGTTAAAGGCAACTTATACATATGATGAAAATAGTAACAGAAAATCTCTTGTATATACCAATGGAAATAGTGTAATATATAATTATAATCTTGCAAATGTTGTTACAGAATTAATTAACAAACAATATGATACCGAACTATCTCATTATATAAATGATTATTCTTTAGATGGTAATAAGATAGTTGAAACAGAATCAATTAATGGTAAAGATACAAGTTATGTATATGATGATTTAGGTCGTCTCATTACTGAAACCAATAGTACAAACGATATCTTACAACAACAATTAACTTATACATATGATGATGCTGGAAACAGAGCAACATTAGTCGTATCAGGTAATAATAACTATAATATTGATTACAATTATGATTTAAACAATAGGTTGAGCTATGAGACGAAAACAATCGGTGACAAGGTAGAAATGACTCAATACTCATATGATCCTAATGGTAATACATTGGTATCAGCAAAAGAGACAGTAAGTCCTAGTACGGGTAGTGAAGAGGAAAAAACATATATCTTACAAGCAGGTAAAAGTGCTAAAGCAGATGTTACGATTAATCACTACAATCTATTGAATCAGCTTACAAAAACAGCTACAAATGGTATCAGTTCAGAGTATACGTATAATACTCTAGGTATACGAACAAGCAAAAAGGTAAATGATCAAGTAACGCAATTTATACTTGATGGCGGAAATGTTATTGCAGAAATCAATGATGATAAGACTACCATTTATTCAAGAGGTATAAACCTTATATCATGTAAAACAGACACTGATGAACAATTCTATTTGTTCAATGATCATGGTGATGTTGTACACCGAACTAATAATACTGGTAGTATTGTAAAAACATATGATTATGATGCTTTTGGTATTGAGGTAAGTATTGATATAAATGATAGTAATCCTTTTAGATATTGTGGTGAGTACTATGATGTAGAAACAGGAACTTATTATTTAAGAGCTAGGTATTATAACCCATATATTGGTAGATTTATAACGGAGGATAGTTATATTGGACAAGCTAGTGACCCGTTGAGCCTAAACCTGTATACATATTGTAGTAATAATCCAGTTATATATATAGATCCAAGTGGACATTTACAGCAATGTATGGATAGTGGTGGTAACTCCTACTGGCAGGACTATGTAAACTTTACGAGTCAGCCTTTCGCAGGTCATATTTACTGGGGTGTAGATGTTTCTAAGGAATATAGAGATTATGTTAGTATGGCAAATATGAATGACGATTTCTATGTTGACCAAGAAACATTTGTCAACACATTTGCACCAGTATGGGCTAGAGCAGAATACGAAAAGACTCTGGGTGATAAAGTAGTAAATATTGGTAAGGCAACTGCATTGAGTGCTGTAGCTATAGGTAGCGTGTTTACGATAGCTGATGAAATTGCTTTACTTTCAGCTGGGGTAAATACTTTTGGGTATTATAATACTTATATGATGCGTCAATATGGTGTACTAAGAGAGCAATTAGCTTATAGTCAAGCACTTACGAAACAAATGAATAATTATACCTTCGCAAGTGATGGATTGTTAAAAGGTCATTTTAATAAGCATAAAAATGAATTCAAAGGTGCTTATGAAACAACCGAGGAATATTTAGATGGAGCAAGAGATGTTATTTTAAACGGTACAAAGGTTTCTTATACATATAATCACGAAATAAGAACAGGTTATCTAAGATATATGGGTAATAGTAGTAAAAAAGGATTATCTAAATTTGAATTTGTTGGAACAAATAATAAAGGATATATAACTACATATCATGTTGAAAGTGGTAAGTCATTTTGGAAAATGTTAAATGGCGAAAACACAAATATTATAAATCCTATTAACTAGAAAGGAGTCATTTATGATTCAAAAAGCAACCTTATCAAAACTAAGTTCAATTATTGAGGAAGAAGTCATTTTGAAAATTAATGGATATGATGTTGTAGGTTTTGCAACTATAATACCCTATCTTATATACGAAGGTGAAGAGTATGATGTTGAACTGTCCATTACATGTCTAGATGATTTGGAACTTAATGAAATTACAGAACATACAAAACAACTTATACGTATTGATGACACCTTTAAGTATAAGCTTCAAGGTAAACTAATAGAGAAGGGTAAATTGGATGTAGGTATAATCATTGAAGATGAGTTACTGGATGAATACCAATATCTTATTGGAAAATATATTGAAATAACTGTAGATAGAATACATGTAGAATTCGTATAATATTCAACTAACAAACATATTTACGAGAGACCTATGCTTATAAACAGTAATTAGATCTCTCTAATATGTTGCTTTATTCCAGAGGATAGTTTTACTGGTAATCCTAGCGACTCATTAAGCCTAAGTCTTTATACTTATTGTGCCAATAGATAAACCTAATCTCTAGATCTCATTGTTATATATATTTACTTAACTAGTTCTTGTTATTCAATAAACCAGAGGGCGATACATCTTGAATGTGTTAATGCTTAATAATTTATTTAATAGTATCTAAACCGTAATGAACATCAACCGTGAAACATAAGTTATTATTATTGTGGTTCAGAACATACGTATAATTTAGATTTAAAAGAAAAGGTTATTTTACTCTTATGATTAAGTAAAATTACCTTTTCTATGTTATAAAATCTATAAAGTCACTCTAATTTATGTCTTTTACCTTTGCACGAATTTATGGGTACGGAGTCATTATTTAATATTTCACTACCTTTAATTAGATAGTATATATCTAACGCCATATCTCTCTAACGGTTAGTGTTATAGTCGTTTCTTGGTCTTAGAAAATAGCGCTTAGGTTATAAACAATATTATTATTCTGCTCATAGTGTATACGAATAACATGTTAGATAATAATTAATGGTCAGTATTCTATGACGATTGATATGTTGTAATACCCTATATATAATAACAATCTTATCTAATAATAACCAACATTTATATGCAAATTCAACCAAATATATTTTAGAACTAGCTATAACCATTTTTTCTTGTCATCACAATTTGTTAATAAACTAGAGTCAAAATGTTACTAATACCTTCTTCAAGACCCGCTTAACGTTATTAATTAATACATATTATCTTATTTTGTAAGAAACCTCTGTTTCGAGGTCTTCAAATTTTTCTACAAGTAATTTAGAATAATTTAAAACATCATTAGCTGATAGTTTAAGTTCTATATAAATATTATCAGCAATCTTATATGATCTATTCATAGTATCACTTTTATCGGAAATAATATTTCTTGAACGACCAGTAAAATCATTATGATTAAGCAACTTTATAAATAGTTCGGAATCATATTCAAAACACTTATTACATATAGTAATAAAAAATTCTCGCCAAGAACTTATTGTATTTCTCTCACCGATAACGGTTAATTCATATGGTTTTCTACCTTTAACATTTACATCATCACCAATATCAAATTCGTTAGCTAAAGTATTTGGATCAAGTGAAATTAAATTTTTATTTATATCTGGAATATCCCATACCTTTTTAGCAATATCAAACAATCGATTACCCCTGTCTTCTATCTCGTTAGAAGACCAAATGTCATATTGATTAAGCATCCTATTTATACTGATATTTGACTCCATTAATTTCTGTTGTTTTTCTTTAAAATCTTTATTGGAAAGATCACCAGAATATCCGCTTAATGTCAAATTGCCTATTAGATGTAAATACTTCGAGTGAATTTGTTCAAAGTTATTTCCTAAATCAATTTTCCAAACGGCACTGAGTGTTTGTGGCATTATATGTTCAATAGTAAGATTATCAAAAGATACTGTTTCCTTATTGTTATAAGTTTCTAATTTTTCTAGAGTGTATTTTTTCTGCTTAAAATTATAAATATCTCTTGTTAATAATGCTTGCTTAAAATGCTCATCTTTAGGAAATAATGAACTTGATTGTTTTTTTAGTAATAATATTGCTATATTATTATAATAAGACAATTCATCATTCCAAACTCTGGCTAAATCTTTATGCATACGTGAAAATACTTTGTTTAATGCGTTCGTGGGTACTTCACAAACGATTCTTCTATATATATAACTAATAATCATAGATAGTATTTTTATCAGCTCTGTTTCGCTAAGTTTATTATATTCATAACAATCTTCTAACAAGTATAATAGAAAT
The window above is part of the Vallitalea guaymasensis genome. Proteins encoded here:
- a CDS encoding RHS repeat-associated core domain-containing protein, which gives rise to MKSSFGKLVFLTLLFTILSYVPIHATGTVDNYNKEVYPKAVYEKGVETPFSISNSQNESINPATGSLSLRYTDIYLKGKNGMDLELTRTYNHSQAFIWDIRTYLRSDGSIGSTTNIHTFRDKYFDIGAGWAFEIPIIEVDYAWPVLHYGSQGTFFVKEYDSDNNKFIFETKKDNINLSVDYDLDEFVNGDYRSFYILTEKNGTKLYFDHEGRLIGKVDRYGNTIKYNYTIRYDQYNAEHIVVSSIIDTCGRVLNFQYDDNNNRVIVSLTDGTVTKSLYYNFAKIIDETDQKVDGFMEETEKVLDNVTDFEGRTTSYEYIYKTVKSDLLDKDISNKDDSNMYTLLQRINYPTGANTLYLYTNPITRNMGEDGCMEFFKLSSRQDYNATNMGMDTDKFNTRLFIYNVDSTHELDGYPMYYRDEDIPETYQVKSQEIFTVNTTSNVNKYTYDKHALLTEQESSGNHHKVEKIHTYDDNHLPLKTVTKNYNKSTDQFMKTVEDFEYDIKGNLLNYWGSQSPRDANDQLLFRDSDEYKMTYIYDDRYNLVTEKNYKRDASNTIKEQYVLSSNGKSVEWKKVMENTILKEQTRYIKDSYGNVSQKREYIGNGNWNSYITTNYSYNDNAVSRYGNANLSGAYLTKKWVTGIVDADNMLVVPKTGQSAGTIEEIFTYDYYGNVLTMQDGEGHTTEFQYDKLNRLTRMNNPDGTYKTKIYISNLSENSVSETNENGYTIKNIYDQIGKLVYKKDMTTNDILQQIKYDNNNRIIEEYDANGNKTKNTYLSDGRITLKKRFDASGTLIYNEQYEYDEAYNNGEYYKTKKSVFGAPWIVTTSYTDKSGNTVKTEGLHDSIPYVTTFKYDYLGNLIEEKNARANSEAWTNPYTSKIEYDYAGRVVKSININGDYNTIEYDALGRIIKTADIKSNKADIPYYTSNQYDNLGRLIISNTPFEEKNGTIYYNTLKNYYDRNGNVVLEKSSNNISGESESYTKKEYRYNSKNMLTTVALYNDGEAINYTQYYYDNVGNILRTYTGLSDPLTIAGLDNVVSGSDSIYSVTKNSFDHLGRLVSKTDPLGQNETYDSYDKNGNLLKKTDRNGYITTMTYDGLNRVLTCNINNPSDGNNQEFTYTYNYNGNIATESDGDITTSYTYDDLGRKIQEEDGSVVKKYTYDANNNCLSLQVLNEDNSIINTSYTYDHMDRLQTVTENGELKATYTYDENSNRKSLVYTNGNSVIYNYNLANVVTELINKQYDTELSHYINDYSLDGNKIVETESINGKDTSYVYDDLGRLITETNSTNDILQQQLTYTYDDAGNRATLVVSGNNNYNIDYNYDLNNRLSYETKTIGDKVEMTQYSYDPNGNTLVSAKETVSPSTGSEEEKTYILQAGKSAKADVTINHYNLLNQLTKTATNGISSEYTYNTLGIRTSKKVNDQVTQFILDGGNVIAEINDDKTTIYSRGINLISCKTDTDEQFYLFNDHGDVVHRTNNTGSIVKTYDYDAFGIEVSIDINDSNPFRYCGEYYDVETGTYYLRARYYNPYIGRFITEDSYIGQASDPLSLNLYTYCSNNPVIYIDPSGHLQQCMDSGGNSYWQDYVNFTSQPFAGHIYWGVDVSKEYRDYVSMANMNDDFYVDQETFVNTFAPVWARAEYEKTLGDKVVNIGKATALSAVAIGSVFTIADEIALLSAGVNTFGYYNTYMMRQYGVLREQLAYSQALTKQMNNYTFASDGLLKGHFNKHKNEFKGAYETTEEYLDGARDVILNGTKVSYTYNHEIRTGYLRYMGNSSKKGLSKFEFVGTNNKGYITTYHVESGKSFWKMLNGENTNIINPIN
- a CDS encoding fibronectin type III domain-containing protein, encoding MKTIYKINVYFSIGVLLFVCLTSFSLAQHTMKNVKAVENEYVVNDDGSISIVNDKKNKRIDDERLKNPKVYDKNIQSNSVELVNKRDFYSKHYMNEDGTITATIGSGPIHYKNGDNYEDIDVSIKSRIVDKKMNMPLNNGNSNLFNKFFNKGDSLLNDINNEFEYSSEKNTFKSYFNSVYDLNNSRLAKFEITNSEGKVRSIIYSLDNAQPKSEVINNNKIKYIDIYENVDLEYIIDSAKLKENIIVKAPVKSFEFSFTLDLQGANAIKTDDGGIDFIDVETGEKLWEIIPPVAFDSSDEEKTSYDLEYTLKSEVKDNIEITKVILTVNDMEFLKNATYPIIIDPSTSVNRSHGRSICSSGFAQDDSVYGYAFPGFPNGVGSDEYIVYLNFNLSSIPMNSIVSDAKLTIVPQAEMGSGSGSFVVSRLTSSFSNATWQNQPSKTSSYQSSLYTSGDGPKIWNLTNMMNDIFNNNYTFYGIEIKASPPHGHSFYYDESNLPTLSVTYSVNHTPTLNITSPTNLSLFSENDTSISPTVSVYDADNNVLTCKVYIDSESTPRSTTNIYNTSSSPSTTLPHINMASLSEGTHQLKITVNDGYSTVEETLTIKVDKSAPIITSHIITPLTNQLNINVIATDLMAGLHAYPYRYTVNGIQGTWTTSNTYSKTGLTPGTAYNVKVEVRDALEHISNYIEDTYTLPEIPSLSISNATDTTLHLTIIDNNPADTLYEITDGVKFVNINGELIDTSVACIPFPDKQVTVIGLTPDTQYTFTIRAYKEEWSETSDGVTGTTSGTVPDTPENISTNEVSNQIEINWDSVENVTGYEVKMIDSELDEVIVETGMNTTYTHKKLEPESTYKYSVRARNTAGYSPWSSEITVTTSITEYILDCEIDETYDILLKAIDNTSLSGKVYTLTYNPDELEVDDLYIMTWEKEKMIGEIPGTISYVIGNPIQAGKRWTGLLNGIRFKSKINGSTTISITIQ